AGAAATTCCCTCAGTTTTAGATGTTATATGTTCATGAACATCACCAGGTGGTTGCCCCAGATTGCTTCTTAGTGCAAATCCAGGAAAAGATTTTCTGCCAGAATCAGAGCTCTTGACATTAGAAATTCCCTCAGTTTTAGATGTTATATGTTCATGAACATCACCATGTGGTTGCCCCAGATTGCTTCTTGGCGCAAATCCAGGAAAAGATCTTCCGCCAGAATCAGAGCTCTTGACATTAGAGATTCCCTCAGTTTTAGATGTTATATGTTCATGAACATTACCATGCGGTTGCCCCTGATCGCTTCTTGGTGCAAATCCAGGAAACGATTTTCTGCTAGGTGTTTTCATTGCCAAAGTTGGGATTTGTTCGTCAGAGTCCGAATCCAATGCTTTCCTCTTGGATTTATCTGCTGAGTCTCCATGCTGATCTACATGTTCTTGCAGATTTCTAAGCTGCTCAGTCATCTCTACAACAGGGGATTCTAGGTTATCAGCATTTGGCTGGTCCATCTCGTCTTTTTTCTCCTCAAACAAAGTAGTACCATTACCAGCTGCAACACCAGGAAATACAAATTTCTCAGCAAGTAGTACTCTTTTATGACTATTGCTTGCGTCTTCACCTTTCATTACATTGTTCTGCTTGCAAATCTTGGATGCATCCATCTGGTGACTCTTCCTCTTGCCTCTCCTTCCATTTTCCATCAACGAGCTATCAGTGCCAGCATCACATAATGTTCTAGACCACCGATCTTTTGAAAGGAAGGGATTTTTCTCTAAGCCATCCTCCTTACATGCCGGTGGCCTTTTTCTACTGTATGATTTCAACTTAGCAGGAGCTCTTTTTCGAGCTAAAGAACGAGTAACCGGTCTCCTAATAGCGTACTCATGACTTTGAGTATCACTTTCTATAGTATCTGAATTTTGCCTAGGCTCATCAACATGATATCCTGTGTCTTTGTGCTTTGGGTGAGAGGCGTTTGCATCCTGCTCGAGAACTGGAGAATTTGGACACTGCTTGTTTTGGGAAGAAACATTTCCTAAGATCTCCCAAAGCTTCAACCTTAAAGTTTCACTGCCTGCATTTTCTGGTTTGGCATTTTTTCCTTTGACTTCTTTCTCAGGCATTTCTTCCACTGCAGCATTCTCCTTCACCTGCTTTGATTTGTCAAACTGTAAAGTCCTTGTCTGGATTAAGAAAGCCCTTAAAGAACACTCTACTGGTCCTACCTCCACTCTGTTTGATCTGTTGGACATCTCAACTACGCCCTGAACAATTGAAGGTTTCTCTGCTGGAGTAACAGGCTCTAAAGTTGATTCATGGTGGAGGGTTTTAGTTGATATCCAAGGAGATATCTGCTGCTCCGTGGGCTCTCTGGTAGCAGAAGTGCTCcctatttccttcttctttctgtCATTCGTAAAATTCCGCTTGTTTCGAGCCACTGTTGTCCCACCATTTTCAGCAGATGTCCCTTTGTTAGAAGTTTTAAGTGCAGCCACGTGCGCGTGATTTTCAGCTTGCTTTGCTTTTTGTGTTCTGCATTTTGCAACTGAATCTATCACAATTCCAACTGATATTTTTCTAGATTGACTCGATGGGTGATAATTGCTGCCAAAACTCCAAGCGTCACTCATAGGGTCCTATCAAGGAAAAAATAAAAGTGATTCTAACATCTATCTTACTAATTAAAACTTTATGAAAATTGCACTCATTCAATGAAGTGGCTTGAGAACCATGAGGTCTCAAGTTTAAACCCCAATGGAGTCAAAACACTAGGTGATTCTTCTCATCTGTCCGAGCCTTGACCGGACGGAATTATCTACCTGTTGAGGTAGCAGGTAAAAAATACAGAGCACCGACGAAATTAGAGAGATAAAACTATGGAAAAATCAGTAGGGACAGAGCAAATATGCTTCAGCGAGATCCCATTATAGCATTCAGATGAAAATCTGCAAATTAAATTGCTTCAATTAAGCAACTCAGACTCCAATTACAGAGCTGACCACTTACATCTCGTGAATTTGGCTTCCTGTTGACCTCCATAGTCGCAAATTCAGCTGATCCAAAATGAACCGATTCCGTGAGTGCCGAATATGTAAGCAGAAAGAGAGATTAATCAAGTTTAGCAACAAATTCCACCGTCAAACTTTTATAATTATTGCTTGCATTcaaaacacacacacaaacacgtctctctctctcacacacggACACACAAACacctctctctcacacacacacacgcagaGCACAGAATAACTTTGcgtctctctctcacacacaacTTTTAGAACTGATCTTCCAAAAGAACTTGTAATAGTTAGTTAACGCTAATTCTAGAAGATTACAGATGAAACTTCCAGAAGTTCAATATCCACCCCGAATTCCAAATTGCTTTATTAGAACAATTTCCGGTACTACTACTTCCTTTTTCAAAAACGAAACGCTAAAGCTCTATTAGAGAAGAAGATGAATCAGAGATTAAAAATTTCAAATCTATCAGTGAATGATCCAAAATCTGGTGAATCAAATATAGCCAGCCGGCTACTACTAATAGAAATTGAGCATAGAGTTGTAACCTTACCACTAAATAGAAACGAGATTTACCATGCGCGCCTCCTTTCGTTTCCGACTTGTGAGAAAATAAGCTCGAGTTGACGCTCCACAATCAGCAGAGGATTTTGGGTGCTTTTTGAAATTTAGGAAATGGGTAGCGTACGGGTGAATTCGCGTGTGAGGAAAAGGCGGGAAAAACGAAAGTACGGAGCATTCCCTTTTACTTTCACACTGCCCACTAACTCTGACGTCTCCGGTTTGGTGTTTTTGGAAATTGAGCATCCAAATTTTCGTATAAGCACTTCAAATGTTTGTATTTTGTTTCATTAATTCTTTTGTTGGTGTTTTGGAAATTGATAATTATAATCACGTCTTGTAAACGTGCATGAGTATTTGACAGAGCACTTTTACTGttactaaaattaattaaataagatGACCAAAAATACAAACATAGAGTTGATGTAATCATTGAATATTTTTACACTAACGTGAGCATCATGTTTAGGACTTTGGTTACTGGGATAATAATTTCGTGATAAAATGTGAATTATTTAATCCTACATTTAATGAATTTCTTATTCCAATATAAATAGTTAGAAATTATTGATAATAATTTCATGATAAAATATGGATTATTTTATCCTACATATAAATGAATTTCTCATTCCAATATAAATAGTTAGAAATTATTTATACcacaattgttattatttttataccAAACATTGAGAAGACAGGTCATTCCCTCTTCAAAGGAGAATATGACCATTACAAGTCTCATCAATGTCAATTATAGCACTAATGGTAAATAAATAAAAGTTTTTTGTTCAAACAACTATCCAGAGTTCCTATAGCTCTTCATCATATTAGTTATGACAAAAAGTATCATATTAGCTTACCGCCCTAAATAACTAATTGGATATGGAGTCTCATCATAAGTAAACAAGCATATAAGTGCCCAAAAGAGATTCTCAATGGTCTATGTCTCTCTTGCATCTCTTTTTTTTAATCTCGCATCTTCAATCAAAGGTTAGGTGCTTTAAGTTTAAAGATCCAAGAATAATTCATTTGAATTACTTTTACATCTCTATAAAATGAGAATACATGATGTTACATAAAACATTTTAAGATTTGCGAGAGCTGAATAATTAAACTCCATGTTTTTTACATAGACGTTTAAGCATGCAATTGGCTGTATCAAATCACAAAAGAATTTTGATCATAAGAAGGGAGGAGAAAGACAAGTGCATAAATTTGTTGTAACACGCAACGAACCTCATGTACAGTGTATACGGTTAAAACCGGGCCCATCCGATTTTACTGATTAATCGAGACCAGGGGTGGATCGAGGATCAGCCCCATAGCATATCAGACTGAGGCATGAAGATAAAGTACCGAGCTCGGGACTCGAGGTACTTCTCGAGATCGAGATCAGTAATGATCGAGATCGACGAGATAGACATCGAGCGAGACCAAAGATAGCATAATAACGAAAAGGCGAGATATTCGTGACTAGTCGAGAATCACGGCGGAAATCTcagaacagatcaaatcaaggacGGTTATTTAGCTAATTGTGGGATTTTCTTTTGTACTTAGAATTATACCGTAAATAGGATttcctctattatataaagagggTCTTAACCATTTGTAATCATCTTACAttcacgcatatcaaagcaatacaatactATTTTTCTCTCATACTCTCTTGTTCATCAGTTTATTTCATAATTATACTCTCACTCACTCAATTCGAGGGCGACCAAGCTCGAGGGCTGAATTGCATTTCGATACTGGTTTGCTTTACTTTGATGTTTATTTATACTATTAATCATCGCATTGTTAAGGgcaaacagtttggcacccaccgtggggctaaggtaATAGTGATTGCCTAATTCTCATAACACACACTGCTTTACACTTGTTCTCGTAAGTGTATTTGATTTCAGGATTAACATATTAAACTCTTAAGTAGCACCCACACATACAAATAATGGCCTTGGTTTCCACGGTGAAAACTACAACTTAATCGCCCCGGTAAATGGAGTGCCTCCAGTTAACCCCGATGGACCCCCGGCCATGGACCCAATTGCCGCCAGCTCCCATATTGCCATTAATGGGAATTTGGGCGTCGACCCTGCAAATAGCATCCACAGAGATGCTCAATCAACCGTTCAAAATGCATAGAGCGGTGAAAAAGGCGGAATTATCATTCGAATAATATTCGAGATGTTGCAGACTCAACAAGCTGCAAtagcacaactccaaaatcagaatcgtgtaCCAAGCAGAATTGAACTCGAGCCATCGCAAGAAGTTGTTCATAGAGCCGAATTGGTGCCAAAGAGATCAAACGAAAGAGAAACGGAGACTAATCCCACTATCGTAAAAACGCTCGAGGAATTGATGAAAAGAAATGAGTcaggggaaaagaagatcgaggaaaaTTATAAGAATGTGGAAACTtataactctagggtcgaccagatcctAAGGGCACCACCAATATTAAAAGGACTACTTGATTCCAAAAAGTTTGTCCAAAAGCCTCCCCCCCAGTGTGGCTTCGAAGCCAATCCCAAAGAAGTTCTGTATGTCCGAGATTCCGAAGTATAACGGGACTATAAATCCAAACGAACACGTCACCTCATATACGTGTGCCATTAAGgtaaatgacttggaagatgacgagaTTGAATCTGTGTTACTGgaaaaaattcggagaaactctatcaaagggtgtcatgatatggtaccataattgaccacctaattctattgattcatttgatatgcttgcagattcttttgtgaAGGCGCACGCTGAAGCCATTAAGGTTGCAACTAGAAAATCGTATTTATTCAAGGTAAGGCAAaaagaaaacgagatgctcagggaattAAATCTCGATTTCAAATAGAACGGATATATTTGCCACCGGTCACCGACAATTGGGTTGTTCAAGtcttcactcaaggtctcaacgAACGGAGTTCCATAGCTTCGCAATAATTAAAGCAGaacttgatcgaatatccagcCGTCACTTGGTCCGATGTACATAATCGCTAtcagtcgaagattagggtcgaagACGATCAACTAGGGGCTCCAATTGGCTCGATGTATAGCAACAGACCCGTAGACAGAGTTAAAAGGGATGTCAATCAAGAACCACGATCGAACAGAGACTGATATCAGTCGTACGAGAAAGATCGGAGAAATAGCGGGTCTGGGCACAACCCCATTCGGAATGATAGAAGGAATGATCGAGGATAAAGCTTCCGAGGGCTCATGAGCAAAAGTGGTTTCGATAGGGATGACGGGTCCAAAGAAGCACCTCGACTGTCATAATATAACTTCAACGTAGATGATTCTGCCATAGTATCGGCCATTGGGCGTATCAAAGATACCAGATGGACTCGACCTCTGCACACTGATCCGGCCCAGATAAACCCAAACCAAGATGCAAGTATCATGTCACCATGGCCATAAAACGGAAGATTCCAGACAACTAAGGGAGGAAGTAGCCCGGCTGTTCAACGAggggcaccttcgagaattcttaagtgatcggGCCAAAAACCACTTCAAAAATAGAGATTCAAATAGGTTGAACGAGCAAGAAGAGCCACAACACGTGATTCACATGATCGTTATAGGGGTCGATATTCCTTAAGGACCGATATTCAAATGCACCAAGGTGATAATCACAGGAGAAAAACGAACTCGGGACTACTTACCAAAAGAGACCTTATCTTTCAATGACGATGATAcagaagggatcgaacaacctcacaacgacgcactggtaatatctatcctgataaataaaattcaagttaaatccaggtagctcggccaacattattcgATTAAGGGTCATAAAGCagctcggcctacaagatcaaattgtgCCCGCAACTCGAGTGTTTAACGGCTTCAACAtcaagtgaaaccaccaaaggggaaattATTTTGCCGGTAAACATGGTCGAACCATACAGGAAACAAAGTTCCATGTAATCgagggtgacatgaggtacaacccCCTActcggaaggccttggatccataacATGAGGGCGCTACCCTCGACCCTTCACCATATTCTAAAGTTCTCGACATTTGAGGGAATCAAAACGGTATACGGAGAGCAGCCTGCCGCCAAGGAGATGTTCGCAATCTACAAAGTGATACCAGTGTCAACACTTTCATCAAAAAAGGGATCTAATTCAAAGGGAAAGCAggaagtcaaatagcaaccacagcCACAGCCTCAGCCCGATCGGAGGAACATGAAACTATCAAGGACgatgattatatgatacctcAAACCTTCATAATCCCCAATGATTCTGGCGCAACGAAGTCGacggtcgaagagctggaacaaaTCATACTGATCGAGCATCTGCCCGGTCGAAAGGTATACCactatacctgggcacggggttaactacTGAGCTCAGGAAAAAATTTATTCAATTCCTTTTAGCTAACATatattgttttgcttggtccaaTCTCgatatgatagggatcccaccAGAGATCACCACCTATCGATTAAGCTTGGATCCGAAGTTCCGTCCagcaaagcaaaagagaagacccCAGTCCGAGGTTAAGCAtacattcatcaaggacgaggaaaccaaacttctcaaaatagggtccattcgggaagtAAAATATTCCGAATGGTTAGCAGATGTAGTGGTAGTCCCTAAGAAgggaaataaacttagaatgtgcataaactataaggacttgaacaaggcctccctaaggattcttttcctttgccgaacatcgatcgcatgatcgatgccacgaccgGCCACAAGATTCTcaattttctcgatgcctactccgggtacaatcaaatacagatgaacccggaggatcaAGAAAAGACTTCTTTTATCACTAAATACGGCACCTAT
This genomic stretch from Nicotiana sylvestris chromosome 9, ASM39365v2, whole genome shotgun sequence harbors:
- the LOC104233346 gene encoding meiosis-specific protein ASY3 isoform X1, giving the protein MEVNRKPNSRDDPMSDAWSFGSNYHPSSQSRKISVGIVIDSVAKCRTQKAKQAENHAHVAALKTSNKGTSAENGGTTVARNKRNFTNDRKKKEIGSTSATREPTEQQISPWISTKTLHHESTLEPVTPAEKPSIVQGVVEMSNRSNRVEVGPVECSLRAFLIQTRTLQFDKSKQVKENAAVEEMPEKEVKGKNAKPENAGSETLRLKLWEILGNVSSQNKQCPNSPVLEQDANASHPKHKDTGYHVDEPRQNSDTIESDTQSHEYAIRRPVTRSLARKRAPAKLKSYSRKRPPACKEDGLEKNPFLSKDRWSRTLCDAGTDSSLMENGRRGKRKSHQMDASKICKQNNVMKGEDASNSHKRVLLAEKFVFPGVAAGNGTTLFEEKKDEMDQPNADNLESPVVEMTEQLRNLQEHVDQHGDSADKSKRKALDSDSDEQIPTLAMKTPSRKSFPGFAPRSDQGQPHGNVHEHITSKTEGISNVKSSDSGGRSFPGFAPRSNLGQPHGDVHEHITSKTEGISNVKSSDSGRKSFPGFALRSNLGQPPGDVHEHITSKTEGISNVKRFGPGRKSFPEFAPRSNLGQPHGDVHEHITSKTEGICKVKSFDGLKREYKSNALDESSDDAGKLGSSPFSESRPIKEEDTQLRFSRPSSMESDAEGSEDSSNIQGGIQTQLSPEIGNTKEQEAPRPNKRLFNKDDANLSGVNLAAASSKGIDCRKLERYLAQNEEDALTSAMTLFAISLEKVRSKMKSVTNQRSAEILESVAENIHTQLQNAEFQIKADMGKITSLNKSKRKHVEEVLQEKQQHLNAIYERFKEEVNQHLQDCKSTLESLEAHEVEVKATVEKRKASSRKLLLEAEEAIETQLDYAERRINSIHHVAREKMCQLKLVVAECLKEGVLG
- the LOC104233346 gene encoding meiosis-specific protein ASY3 isoform X2; protein product: MEVNRKPNSRDDPMSDAWSFGSNYHPSSQSRKISVGIVIDSVAKCRTQKAKQAENHAHVAALKTSNKGTSAENGGTTVARNKRNFTNDRKKKEIGSTSATREPTEQQISPWISTKTLHHESTLEPVTPAEKPSIVQGVVEMSNRSNRVEVKENAAVEEMPEKEVKGKNAKPENAGSETLRLKLWEILGNVSSQNKQCPNSPVLEQDANASHPKHKDTGYHVDEPRQNSDTIESDTQSHEYAIRRPVTRSLARKRAPAKLKSYSRKRPPACKEDGLEKNPFLSKDRWSRTLCDAGTDSSLMENGRRGKRKSHQMDASKICKQNNVMKGEDASNSHKRVLLAEKFVFPGVAAGNGTTLFEEKKDEMDQPNADNLESPVVEMTEQLRNLQEHVDQHGDSADKSKRKALDSDSDEQIPTLAMKTPSRKSFPGFAPRSDQGQPHGNVHEHITSKTEGISNVKSSDSGGRSFPGFAPRSNLGQPHGDVHEHITSKTEGISNVKSSDSGRKSFPGFALRSNLGQPPGDVHEHITSKTEGISNVKRFGPGRKSFPEFAPRSNLGQPHGDVHEHITSKTEGICKVKSFDGLKREYKSNALDESSDDAGKLGSSPFSESRPIKEEDTQLRFSRPSSMESDAEGSEDSSNIQGGIQTQLSPEIGNTKEQEAPRPNKRLFNKDDANLSGVNLAAASSKGIDCRKLERYLAQNEEDALTSAMTLFAISLEKVRSKMKSVTNQRSAEILESVAENIHTQLQNAEFQIKADMGKITSLNKSKRKHVEEVLQEKQQHLNAIYERFKEEVNQHLQDCKSTLESLEAHEVEVKATVEKRKASSRKLLLEAEEAIETQLDYAERRINSIHHVAREKMCQLKLVVAECLKEGVLG